DNA from Thermococcus argininiproducens:
CAACATTACCATCCAACATCGCTTTTGCAATAGATCTGTATGAAAATGGAATAATAACAAAAGAACAGGTTGGAGGATTAGAACTTACTTGGGGGAATTTTGAAGCAATAGAGGAAATTATAAAGAGTGTAGCTTACAGAAAAGGCAAGATTGGAGAGCTCTTTGCAAAAAGTACAAAAGAATTAATCAAAGAATTCGGGCCCGAGAGTGAATGGTATGCATTAGAGGTAAAAGGATTAACAATGCCCTCCAACGATCCCAGAGCCGGGAATGTCTACAACATGAGATATGCTATCGCCACTAGGGGTGCCGATCACTTGAGAGTTTCTGTGCTAAGTAGCGGAAGGTCTTTGAAATGGGACGAACTTCCAGAAGATGAAGCAATGAGAGTATTTGTGCACTTTGAGACTTATGTAACATTAGTTAACCTCTTTGAAGTCTGTAATTGGGCCTATTCTTCATACACTTCTACGCCTGAAATTGCGGAAGTAAAAGAAAAAGGAATGTTTAGGATATACAACGCCGCTACGGGCCTTAATTTAACTCCTGAAGATTTCGCAAAAGCAGCTCATAGAACAATACTAACTGAGAGAGCAGAAAATGTAAGATATGGGCTCCGCAGAGAACATGACTACTTGCCAAGAAGGGTCTTCGAAGAACCTCTACCAGTAAATGAGAAAGGAGATACCAAAATCTTCCCACGTGAGAAGTTCGAGAAACTGCTTGATGCATATTATGCACTTAGAGGACTCGATCCGAAGACTACAGTACCTAAACCACAGATTCTCAGAGAACTGGAACTCCACGAAATTGAAGAGGATCTTAGAAAGAGGGGTCTTATCAAGGAGGGAGAAGAATGAAGGGAATGTTGGTTTTCTATCCTGAGAAGTGTTCAGGATGTAATGTTTGTTCTACAGTTTGTTCAGCTTACCATTTGGGCGTGATAAATCCCGACAGAAGTAGGATCAGAGTTCTGAGAAAAGAACAAGAAAATTTAGACGTTGTAAATGTATGTGTCCAATGTGAAGAGAAATTCTGCATTCAAGCTTGTCCATTTGATGCATTATCTGTATATCCTGAAACTGGAGCTATAATCGTGGATCATGACAAATGCACTCGCTGTAGACTATGCATCAGAGCTTGTCCATACAATGGTATTATCCTAGACCCAGTGCTTAACCAAATAACAATATGTGACTTGTGTGATGGAGATCCTCAATGTGCAAAATACTGCCCAACAGAGGCTATACAATTCGTGCATCCATTAGCCAGCAAAGTAGCCCATGAACAAAATAAAGCAATAATCACATTGACAAAACAAATCCTTGAGGATCCTTGATTTTAGCTTTCATTTTTCTGTTTAGAAGAGGTGAAAAAGATGGAATGGTTTGGATATACTGGAAAAATACTGAGTGTGGATTTGAGTGAAAACAAACTCGATATTCTAGAGGCGGATCCAAAAGTTTATGAAAAGTATATGGGTGGGACTGGATACGCTGCCCATATCATACATAAGAATCTTAAAAAGATTAAAGATCCCGAGGATGAGTCCAACATAATGGTTTTTGCTACTGGACCTTTAACCATTGATGGAATCCCTAATGGGGGAAGAGTAACTGTCGGCTCTATTTCTCCAGAAACTGGGATATGGGGCGAAACTCATATTGGAACATGGTTTGCGATTGAAATGAAAAAAGCAGGATTTGACGCAATAATCGTAAAAGGAAAAGCCGAGAAACCTGTTTACTTATTCCTCCATAATAGAAACGTGGAAATTAGAGATGCGAGCAAATATTGGGGTAAAGATATACACGAAACAATAGAGTCTCTCAGAAAGGATTTAAACGACTCAACAATAAAGGCCTTAGCTATAGGACCTGCTGGAGAGAAGAAGGTTAAAATTTCCATTATAGCAAACGAAGAGGGATTTGGAGGAAGGTGCGGTCTAGGAGCAGTAATGGGGTCAAAGAACCTCAAGGCAATAGTGGCAAAGGGGACGCGGACAGTTCCTGTTGCCTATCCAGAGGAACTAAGAGAGTTCCTAAAAGAATTGATAAAGAAGCTGACAAAAGGTGGAACTGGACTAAGAAGATATGGAAGCGCTGGAGGAGTAAAAGGATACCATGTGCTTGGGAATCTCCCTATTAGAAACTTCCTCTGGGGTAAATGGGACGATGATAAAGTTGCTAAGATTAGTGGAGAGAGTTTAACAGAAAACTACCTTAAGAGGCCATTCGCATGCACATTATGTCCAATTGCATGTAAAAGACTCGTAGAAGTAAAGAATGGAAAATATTTCAAAGAATTTGTCGGGTTAGGACCAGAATACGAAACAGTGGGTCTTTTAGGCTCGAATTTACTAGTAGACGACTTAGAGGCAATCATAAAAGCAAATAACATGTGCGATAGATTAGGACTAGATACTATTTCAACCGGAAACGTCATTGGATTCCTTTTTGATGCAGCAGAAAGAGGAATAGTAGACAAGAATCTTGAAGGCCTCACACTAGAATGGGGAAATGCAGAAACAGTGCACAAACTAATTGAAAAAATTGCCTACAGGGAAGGAATAGGAGATATCCTAGCAGAAGGCGTCAAAAAAGCTGCAGAGAAACTAGGAGCTCCCGAACTTGCGGTAGAAATAAAGGGTCTAGAAATGCCTGCCCATGATGGTAGAGCCTACTGGTCCCATGGACTAAGTCACGTCACTATGAATCGTGGTGCAGACCATTTAGGATGGCCCCATATGCCATTTAAAGGCATTTCTGTGCCTGAACTTGGCATAAAAGCCTTTGACAATAGATACATCGATGGCGATGAATTAATTGAAACTGTGATAAAAATGCAAAACTTAATGATAATCTACGACTCGTTGATTATCTGCAAATATGCATTTGCCGCTGGTTTGACTGTAACAGACATAATAAAGCTTCTTTACTTTGTTACAGGAAAAGAATACACTCCTGAAAAATTAATGGAAATCGCAAATAGAATATGGAAAGTACAGAGGAAAATAAACAATGAACTTGGCATAACTGCTAAAGACGATAAGTTGCCCCTCAGGATGGCAACACCCCATGCAAACAGGACGGATACACAAGTCCCACCCATAGAAAAATGGCTACCGAGATACTACGAGTTAAGAGGATTAACTGAAGATGGAGTTGTAAAAGAGATCGACTGAGCTTTTTTTCTTTTTATTAGGAGGTGAAAGATACGAACATAAAAGAGATTTCAGAGGAACTTGAACATCGGATCAAACCTAAAGGTGCTCCCATAGCATTTAAGATGGTAAAGACTCATGAGATCCCAAAATACAAAGCCATCAAAAAACTAAGACGGAAACTCACCCTATGCCAAGTTTTAAAGTTAGTGGCAATACATGAAAAGACATATAGAGTCGATAGCAGAAGCTTAGCTGCGTGTGTTTTTGGGCCTTATATCCTTGGATTCGAAGAACTTCCTGAGAAATTAAAAGCAAAGTGGCTTTTAGGCAAGAAATATACTGAAGAAGGTTACGAAAAAATGATAAACGATATTATACACCTCCCACATGGAGAATATCAAGAAGCCATTTTTGGACCATTAAGGGATTTCTATCATCTAAAGATTAGTCCAGATGGTGTTATACTAACAATTAATCCTACCCAAGCTTATCTACTTCTGGGAGGTTATTATGACTCAGAGTTCAAAAAACCGATTTCTGCTTTCAATGGCCATGCCGCATGTGAGATTGTAGCGGCTCTTGTCTTAGGAGATCATCCCTGGATCAATATTCCTTGCGGAGGAGCAAGGGCTATGGCACATGTCCAGGATGATGAAATTTGGTTTGGAATGAGTGTCGAGGAGTTAGAAAGTGCACTAACTAGGATAAAAGAAATCGATGCAAAGTATCCTCCCCAAATATATCCCCTACTCACGGCCGGCCCTCATCCACATCATCCATGGACAAAATTGCTCGGAAAGGATGATATTTAGAATTGTATTATGGAGGTGATAAGATTGGATTTGCCAAATAAAGAAAAATGGGATACCGAAAAATATTGGCTGACCCCTTACAATTGGATTGAGGAAGTACGATCCAAAATAACCCCCCCTGAAAGAGTAGTACTACATGACGCCACAGTTAGAGAAGGCCAACAAATGCCTGGAGTTGCTTTTAAGAGAGATGAGATAGTGATGATTGCAAAGGCCCTAGATGAGCTTGGCATAGACAGGATAGAATTAATTCCATTCCTTTCAAAGGATGACGAAGAGGCTGCAAAAGAGTTAGTAGACATGGGGCTCAATGCAAAACTTCTCTCCTTTGTAAGCTGGAAAAAAGAAGACACAGATTTAGCTTTAAAACTTGATCTAGAGGGAATTGTCTTAGATTTTGTTGGAAATCCCTGGCAAGGAAAGGTGTTTTGGAATTTAAAGCCAGAAGAAATCATCGAGAGAGGCCTTAACGCCGCATTATACGCAAAAGACCATGGCCTTTATGTAGTGGCAATGCCTTGGGATGATTTCAAGGCTCCCCTAGACTTTGTAGAAAAGAACGTAAAAGCATTAGTAGAGGCCCATGTAGACAGAATTACCATATGCGACACATATGGAGATGCTCTTCCTTGGGCCATGGAATACGTGATGAAACGGCTTAAAGAGGCTGCTGGCAAGACTCCCTTAGAACTACACATACACAATGACTTTGGATTGGCAACTGCTGGTGCTTTAGTCGCCGTAGCTTCTGGGGTGGAAGGGCTTCATGTAACAGTTAATGGACTTGGTGAGAGAGTCGGTTTGTTATCACTCGAGGAAATTGCAGTTGCATTAGAATTTCTACTTGGTGTAAAGACAAACATAAAGCTAGAAAAACTATATGAAGTCTCGAAAATCGTTGAAGAGATCTCAAAAGTAAAAGTCGCAGTAAACAAACCTATAGTTGGGGAAAATCAATTCAAATACACAGCTGGATGGATCACTTGGATGCACAGAAAAGCAAGAGAAGCAGGCAAGCTTACGGGAATGCTCCCATTCATGCCTGAAGCAGTTGGAAGAAAATTGGAATATGTAGTTTCAAAAGGAAGTGGAACTTCATTCGTTGCAGAAAGGTTGACAGAATTGGGGATTACAGTAGAAGATCCCGAAGTTATGAGAAAAATAGCATATAAAGTTAAAGAGACTGCTAACACCCTAAAAAGTACTGTACCAGACTCTTTATTGATAAAAATTGCAAGGGAAATTTTGGAAAAGGAGGGGAAGTAAATGGAAGTTAAGATTCGCGAATTTGAAACCGCAGGTGTTAGGTTAAGAGTAGACCTAATTTCAAGAACTCAAGAAGATCTTATTGGAGATCTAAGCTTTATTCAATACAGACTTGGAGGCCTAAAGGAGGTTCAAGATATAAAAGAAATCCAACCAGATATAGTGTGGTATGCAGATGTAGAAAAAATAGACATCAGTTATAACCCAAATGGGAAGGTTTTGATGTTATACGGACAACTGCCACCGGGAGATATACAAAAATTAATGCTTGCAATGATAGTCAGAAAACTCCAAGAGAATGGCATATACAATTTCCACTCTACAGCCGTGAATTACAAAGGGAAAAACATACTCTTTATGGCCGGTGAAGAAAACCACGGAAAGACGATGAGTTTAATTGAAGCCGTCAGAAGAGGAGGCGCAATTATAGGCACGGAGAGTGTATTAGTTAACGAAGATCTAAAAGTAGTAGAAGGCAGTCGGGATGTCTTTATAACAAAGAGAGTGAAGGGCACAGAAAGATCAGACTTACCTCCTGCAACCGCGGGAGTATGGAAGTTCTTTGATAAACTACCAGAATGGAGATGGGTAGAAGAGTTTGGAAAGTTAGACCTCATAATAATTCCAGATATCGATGGCAATTTTGACACATTTGTCAAAGAACTCGACACTTACGAGAAAATGTATCAGACCTTCATATGCCTTACAGAAACCTATTTCATGGCCCATTATATGCTTTCTAGTAAACGGCCATTCCCACTTATCGACTATCAAGAACTACGGGAAAGAAGGCTGAGATTTGTTAAGAAAGTTGCAGATGAGCTGGATGTATATTTAATTCGGGCCAAAAACCCGCAAATTATTATGGATGAAATTGAAAAAATTATTTGAAGGAGGTAGAAGGCATGGCTGCCATAAAAATTTGGGAGGTTCCGGGAGTAACTGTTCCAAAACCAAATGAAAGAGTACTAAAAGTACTGTTTTCTCCCAATGTCGGCAACAAAGATCTTACTCTATTAGTATCCCTGATATACCCACACAGCACTACTGGGGCCCACACACACGATGTAGATGAATACATGTATATTGCCTCAGGACATGGAGTAGCAATTTCAGAAGAAGGTGAAGTAGAAGTCCACCCCGATATGCTCGTATATGCCCCAGCAGGAGTAAAACACGAGATGAAAAACACCAGCGACGAAACACTAAAATTGATCTGTGTTTACGTACCAGCACTAAAGGCATCGGGATATTTTGAAGAGGCCGAAAAGAGGGCTAAGGAGTTCCTTAGCGATAAGATTTAGCTTATTTCTTTTTTATTTAATATCCTAGTTCTTTTAATTTTTCTTTTAGCAAATTTGCAGAGTTTCTTAGGTTTTCTAAGTCCTCTTGAGTAAGCTCATATTCCACAATTTTTTCCACGCCATTTTTCCCGAGAATAATAGGAACACCTATTGCAATATCCTTAAGCCCAAATTCCCCATCTAGCACTACACTAGCAGGTATTTCTTCCTTTGTATCATTTAGAACAGCGTTTATCATCCTATATGCTGCGATTGCTGGACCGTAAAATGTGGCTCCTTTTTTTCTTATAACCTCTGCTGCTGCAAATCTGACGTTAGAGAGTATTTTGTCCAAATCAGGGAAGCTCTCAACATCTATCAAACCTTTCGATATAAACATGCTATTTCCATGTTCTCCCAGTATCCAAGCTTTTTTTATCTTTTTAGTAGTAAATTCATAGAGGATCCTTTTAAGACGCATTGAATCTAGTGTATTTCCCATCCCAAAGACTTCATTTCGTGATTTTCCACTCTCCTTCCACATAATATATGTCATTAGGTCAACAGGATTCGTTATCACCAGTATTTTACTTTTAGGAGAATTCTGCACTATTTTCTTCGCCACACCTTTAATGATACCTGCATTCTTTGTAGCTAAATCAAGTCTTGTCATATCAGGTGTTCTTCCCAATCCTGCGGTTACTACTATTATATCACTGCCTCTAAGGAGTTTATAGTCACTCCCTCCTATAATTTTTGGATATTTATCGAGACCAGCTGCAGCATGGCTTAAATCCATAGCTTCCCCAATAGCCAAGTTTTCAACGATATCGATGAGGGCAATTTCATCCACATCTAATTGTTGAATACAAGTAAACGCTATTGTTGAGCCCACCCTACCTGTACCCACAAATCCAATTTTCACCTTAATCACCTCAAGATATTTTTTACAAAATTAAAATAGAAAGAAAGATATTTAAATATTTCTTAATAACATATTTTTGATATATTTCTATTACAGAGGTGACAAATGTTATGGAAATAAGTGGGACAAGGGTATGTGTCATTGGTACATTTGATACAAAAGGTATAGAAGCCAAGTATTTGAAAGAGAGAATAAAACTTTATGCCGGAGTGCCTATTTTAATTGACATTTCTCTCAAAAAACACAGTTCCTCCATAGTATCCCCTGATATCCCTAACTACACTGTGGCCCAAGAAGGGGGCAGTACAATTGAGGAAGTTTCTAGGAAAAATCGAATAGAAGCCCAAGAGATTATGATCAAAGGAGCTGTAAAGATACTGAATAATCTCCTAAGGGAAAAGAAAATAGATGGTGTTATCGCATTTGGAGGTTCAGTGGGGACAGGCATGGGTATCAAGATACTCAAAAGTTTACCCTTATTTATTCCTAAATATTTAATAACCACGTTACCTCAAGAAGTTTCCTCCAAGATCGCTGGAAGCGACATTAGGGTCTGGTGGTCTGTCTCAGACATCTCTGGAGGAGACTCAATAAACACTATAGAAGCAACAGTGCTTAATCAAGTTGCAGCTGCTATTATGGGAGAACTAAAAGCAAAACCAGTAGAGATTCCCAGAAAACCAATTATTGTAGCAACCCAGTTTGGAACCACAACACAACACTTATTGATGGGCAAAAGTATCCTAGAAAATGAGTTTGAAGTGATTTCTTTCCATGCTGTGGGACTTTCTGGTGGATATACTATGGAAGAGTTTGTTAGAGGTGAAGAAAGAGTAGTTGCAGTTTATGATCTAACAACCCATGAGATAATAGATGAGATTGCAGGTGGAATTTTAATAGCAAGTCATGATGGAAAACTAAGACTAAGAGCTGCCATTGAAAGAAAGATCCCTCATATAATCCTTCCAGGAGGGCTGGATCAAATTGTTTTTGGGCCTCCCGATACCATTCCCCGTAAATACAGAAAACGCCTTTTTTACGAACATAGTAGAGGAATGGTAACCTTGATGCGAGCAAATGAAAGAGAAATGTATCAATCAGGAAAATTGATTGCAGAACGAGTCAACGATGCTGAAGCTCCTGTAATAATCATAATTCCAATACGTGGGTTCAGTGCCTATGACCAAGACCCTCTTCTTCCCAACTCCTCGGGAGTTTACTGCCAAAAAATCAAAAATTGTGAATTAGTACAAACCACCATACCATGGTGGGATCCCCATTCTGATATGATGCTCTGGAAAGGAATAATGGAAAATATAGACCTAACAAACCCAAATGTAACCATCATCCCATTGGATGCCCATATCAATGATCCAGAGCTTGTACATTTTGTTACACAGATTCTAATAGAAACTATAAAAGATAAATGGAAAGGGCGGAAATACCAAAACAATAAGTTATACATAAATGACCCATACCCTAAGTTTCAAGCATTGGTATCATATTATAAAGGTTATTTTAAGATGAAAAATAACAAAAAATGATACATAAAGTTCAATTTTGAATTTGATATGTGTATAACGTTTATATACCATAAACTATTTAAGTGTAAAGTATCATATTGCATAATGAGAATCTCTCTTGGAGGTGTATATTGTGGGACTGTTTTCTAGAAAAAAGGAAGAAGAGAAAAAGGAAGAGTATGCACTTGGGTCCAAAGTTATAGAAAAATTTCTAGGAGATGACTACTTTCCAGTGAAGTGGGGTGAGAACTGGGACAAAGATCTAAATGTCGAATGGGTAACTGTTTTGAAAGAACATGAAAAGGATCTACACTGGTGGAGAAGCGATTTGCACAATCCACATCCAGCTTTACCAATAATGGAACTCTTCACTTGGTGGGACTCAAAGCTTATAAAAAGCACTGAATACATGTATAGAAGATTCTGGTCTCCCACAGGAAGAGCATGGCCAGCAAAAGTAGTTAATGGGTATGTTTATACTACGATAATTCCCCGAACCGATCCTGACGAGCTAAGAATCTCCGGAAAATATTTCATGAAAATCTTGCCAATATATGCCGATATCTTCTTAGATCAGTGGGACAAAAGGTATCTCCCCGAAATCAAGAAGAACTTGGAGTTTATATTCAACTATCCCTACGAAGAAGCTTCCTTAGGGGAGCTTATGTGGCTCTTAGAAGAGATGATAGACATTTACGACAGACATTGGAAGCTTCACTGGATATTGAACTTCGCTCAATTCGCATCCTTCCTAGACTTTAGAGAAACCGTTCGCCAGATACTTGGTGATGAGAAATACAATACTCCCGAGGTCCAAGACTTACTTGCGAGAATATTAGTTTCCACAGATGACGTCAATTGGGACTCTCTAAAGATATTATATGAGATCAAGGAAGCTGTTAAGGGCAACTCTGCGGTAAGAGAACTATTTGAATCTCCAAAGACTGACGAAGAGGTTTGGGAAGAACTGCAAAAATTAGAGGAAGGCAAAGAAATATATGAAAGAATCGTCAAATTCCTAAAAGAATATGGAAGGAAGTCATTGTATGTATACGAGTATGACCTTCCTACCTGGGAGGAATACCCACCCACAGTCATTGCCCAGCTAAGAACATACCTTGCAATGGACTACGATTTCTACGCAGATAAAGAGTGGATCATAACAGACCAAAAAGAAGCAATAGAGAAACTAATGGAAATGATACCCGAAGATAAGAAAGAACTAGTAAAAGAAAAAATGGAGAGAGCTATTAAAATGGCACCATTAACACCAAACCACCACTTCTACATCGATCAACAAACAAATGCAGCTGCAAAATACGTACTTAGAGAGTTAGGAAAGAAGTTTGTAAAAGAAGGCCTGTTAGAAGAGCCCTATGACATACTTTACCTGAAGTATGATGAGATAAGAACACTATTTGCAGATCCCTCAGAAATTGACGCCAAAGCTTTAGTCAAACAGAGGAAGGAAGAGAGAGAAAAGGCTAAAGAAATTATCCCAGCTCCTTACGTAGGTACAATTACAGAATGGTCTATCAAAGAAGAACCATATAAACAGGGATTATGGGGATGGAGCCTTGAGAAGCTGCAACAAGAAAAAGAAACATACGAACTTGCAAAGACTGGTAAGGCCAAAATCTTAAAAGGTCTCGCAGCAGGAGCACCAAAGGTAATAGAAGGAGTTGTTAAAGTTGTAGAGGGGCCACATGAATTCGACAAAGTTGAAGAAGGAGACATTCTTGTTTGTGACATAACGAGTCCAGCATGGATCTCAGTATATCCAAAAATAAAGGGAGTGATAACAAACAGTGGAGGACTCTCCTCTCACCCAGCAATAGTTTCAAGAGAATTTGGTATCCCCTGTGTAGTGAGCACAAGAATAGCCACCAGGATGCTCAAAGACGGCATGAAAGTGCGTTTGGATGGAATAAATGGTATAGTGACTGTTTTGGAAGAAGAATGAGTTTTTTGAATTTTTATTATTTTTATTTATGTTTTAGGGGGCTTCTATAATGTACATTAAGAGAGATAATGAGTACTTGATAGTAAAACTAGAAAGAGATGAAGATCTTCTAAATGGATTAACAAAAGTTGCAGAAAGAGAAAACATCAAAGCCGGGATGATTATCTCAGGTATTGGAATGTTAAAAGATCTAGAAATGGGATATTACACGGGTACTAAATACCAGCGGAAAAAATTTGAAGGAATTTATGAAATAGTCTCAATAACGGGATATCTCCAAGAAACTGCTCCCAGAGCTCACATTCACATAAGCGTTGCTGATAAAAATAATAACGTCTATGGAGGGCACTTGCTTGGTGGAAAATGCGATCCCTATGCAATCATAGCAATTATTTCATGCAATAAGCTAAGCTTCAGAAGAGTTTATGTGGAAAAAGCAAAAAGGATGGAAACAGAGGTATACGAGGTTTAAAATGCCCATGAGATAAAATTAAGAGTCAAAGAACCTCCCGAATTGCCTTTTCAATTTTCTCCGTACTTGGCATCCACTCTTTTTCTAAGGCTGGGCTGAAAGGAACTGGTGTTGCTGGAGCTGTAACAAGTCTGACTGGAGCTTTCAAGCTCTCAAAGGCTTTACTAACGGCTAAGGCTGCTATATCCGTAGCAAAGCCACACCTTGGATAGGCCTCATCCACTACAACAAGCCTTCCAGTTTTCTTTATGGAATTGAGAATAGTTTCAGCATCTAACGGCACAAGAGTTCTTGGATCGATGACCTCAACACTTATCCCCTCTTCTTCAAGTTTGTTTGCAACTTCTAGGGCTCTGTGGATCATCAAAGCTGTTGCTACAACTGTGACA
Protein-coding regions in this window:
- a CDS encoding DUF169 domain-containing protein; the encoded protein is MKDTNIKEISEELEHRIKPKGAPIAFKMVKTHEIPKYKAIKKLRRKLTLCQVLKLVAIHEKTYRVDSRSLAACVFGPYILGFEELPEKLKAKWLLGKKYTEEGYEKMINDIIHLPHGEYQEAIFGPLRDFYHLKISPDGVILTINPTQAYLLLGGYYDSEFKKPISAFNGHAACEIVAALVLGDHPWINIPCGGARAMAHVQDDEIWFGMSVEELESALTRIKEIDAKYPPQIYPLLTAGPHPHHPWTKLLGKDDI
- a CDS encoding 4Fe-4S dicluster domain-containing protein, giving the protein MKGMLVFYPEKCSGCNVCSTVCSAYHLGVINPDRSRIRVLRKEQENLDVVNVCVQCEEKFCIQACPFDALSVYPETGAIIVDHDKCTRCRLCIRACPYNGIILDPVLNQITICDLCDGDPQCAKYCPTEAIQFVHPLASKVAHEQNKAIITLTKQILEDP
- a CDS encoding PPC domain-containing DNA-binding protein; translated protein: MYIKRDNEYLIVKLERDEDLLNGLTKVAERENIKAGMIISGIGMLKDLEMGYYTGTKYQRKKFEGIYEIVSITGYLQETAPRAHIHISVADKNNNVYGGHLLGGKCDPYAIIAIISCNKLSFRRVYVEKAKRMETEVYEV
- a CDS encoding cupin domain-containing protein: MAAIKIWEVPGVTVPKPNERVLKVLFSPNVGNKDLTLLVSLIYPHSTTGAHTHDVDEYMYIASGHGVAISEEGEVEVHPDMLVYAPAGVKHEMKNTSDETLKLICVYVPALKASGYFEEAEKRAKEFLSDKI
- a CDS encoding Tm-1-like ATP-binding domain-containing protein, yielding MEISGTRVCVIGTFDTKGIEAKYLKERIKLYAGVPILIDISLKKHSSSIVSPDIPNYTVAQEGGSTIEEVSRKNRIEAQEIMIKGAVKILNNLLREKKIDGVIAFGGSVGTGMGIKILKSLPLFIPKYLITTLPQEVSSKIAGSDIRVWWSVSDISGGDSINTIEATVLNQVAAAIMGELKAKPVEIPRKPIIVATQFGTTTQHLLMGKSILENEFEVISFHAVGLSGGYTMEEFVRGEERVVAVYDLTTHEIIDEIAGGILIASHDGKLRLRAAIERKIPHIILPGGLDQIVFGPPDTIPRKYRKRLFYEHSRGMVTLMRANEREMYQSGKLIAERVNDAEAPVIIIIPIRGFSAYDQDPLLPNSSGVYCQKIKNCELVQTTIPWWDPHSDMMLWKGIMENIDLTNPNVTIIPLDAHINDPELVHFVTQILIETIKDKWKGRKYQNNKLYINDPYPKFQALVSYYKGYFKMKNNKK
- a CDS encoding LeuA family protein, whose product is MDLPNKEKWDTEKYWLTPYNWIEEVRSKITPPERVVLHDATVREGQQMPGVAFKRDEIVMIAKALDELGIDRIELIPFLSKDDEEAAKELVDMGLNAKLLSFVSWKKEDTDLALKLDLEGIVLDFVGNPWQGKVFWNLKPEEIIERGLNAALYAKDHGLYVVAMPWDDFKAPLDFVEKNVKALVEAHVDRITICDTYGDALPWAMEYVMKRLKEAAGKTPLELHIHNDFGLATAGALVAVASGVEGLHVTVNGLGERVGLLSLEEIAVALEFLLGVKTNIKLEKLYEVSKIVEEISKVKVAVNKPIVGENQFKYTAGWITWMHRKAREAGKLTGMLPFMPEAVGRKLEYVVSKGSGTSFVAERLTELGITVEDPEVMRKIAYKVKETANTLKSTVPDSLLIKIAREILEKEGK
- a CDS encoding PEP-utilizing enzyme; its protein translation is MGLFSRKKEEEKKEEYALGSKVIEKFLGDDYFPVKWGENWDKDLNVEWVTVLKEHEKDLHWWRSDLHNPHPALPIMELFTWWDSKLIKSTEYMYRRFWSPTGRAWPAKVVNGYVYTTIIPRTDPDELRISGKYFMKILPIYADIFLDQWDKRYLPEIKKNLEFIFNYPYEEASLGELMWLLEEMIDIYDRHWKLHWILNFAQFASFLDFRETVRQILGDEKYNTPEVQDLLARILVSTDDVNWDSLKILYEIKEAVKGNSAVRELFESPKTDEEVWEELQKLEEGKEIYERIVKFLKEYGRKSLYVYEYDLPTWEEYPPTVIAQLRTYLAMDYDFYADKEWIITDQKEAIEKLMEMIPEDKKELVKEKMERAIKMAPLTPNHHFYIDQQTNAAAKYVLRELGKKFVKEGLLEEPYDILYLKYDEIRTLFADPSEIDAKALVKQRKEEREKAKEIIPAPYVGTITEWSIKEEPYKQGLWGWSLEKLQQEKETYELAKTGKAKILKGLAAGAPKVIEGVVKVVEGPHEFDKVEEGDILVCDITSPAWISVYPKIKGVITNSGGLSSHPAIVSREFGIPCVVSTRIATRMLKDGMKVRLDGINGIVTVLEEE
- a CDS encoding malate dehydrogenase, which encodes MKIGFVGTGRVGSTIAFTCIQQLDVDEIALIDIVENLAIGEAMDLSHAAAGLDKYPKIIGGSDYKLLRGSDIIVVTAGLGRTPDMTRLDLATKNAGIIKGVAKKIVQNSPKSKILVITNPVDLMTYIMWKESGKSRNEVFGMGNTLDSMRLKRILYEFTTKKIKKAWILGEHGNSMFISKGLIDVESFPDLDKILSNVRFAAAEVIRKKGATFYGPAIAAYRMINAVLNDTKEEIPASVVLDGEFGLKDIAIGVPIILGKNGVEKIVEYELTQEDLENLRNSANLLKEKLKELGY
- a CDS encoding aldehyde ferredoxin oxidoreductase family protein codes for the protein MEWFGYTGKILSVDLSENKLDILEADPKVYEKYMGGTGYAAHIIHKNLKKIKDPEDESNIMVFATGPLTIDGIPNGGRVTVGSISPETGIWGETHIGTWFAIEMKKAGFDAIIVKGKAEKPVYLFLHNRNVEIRDASKYWGKDIHETIESLRKDLNDSTIKALAIGPAGEKKVKISIIANEEGFGGRCGLGAVMGSKNLKAIVAKGTRTVPVAYPEELREFLKELIKKLTKGGTGLRRYGSAGGVKGYHVLGNLPIRNFLWGKWDDDKVAKISGESLTENYLKRPFACTLCPIACKRLVEVKNGKYFKEFVGLGPEYETVGLLGSNLLVDDLEAIIKANNMCDRLGLDTISTGNVIGFLFDAAERGIVDKNLEGLTLEWGNAETVHKLIEKIAYREGIGDILAEGVKKAAEKLGAPELAVEIKGLEMPAHDGRAYWSHGLSHVTMNRGADHLGWPHMPFKGISVPELGIKAFDNRYIDGDELIETVIKMQNLMIIYDSLIICKYAFAAGLTVTDIIKLLYFVTGKEYTPEKLMEIANRIWKVQRKINNELGITAKDDKLPLRMATPHANRTDTQVPPIEKWLPRYYELRGLTEDGVVKEID